Proteins found in one Streptococcus iniae genomic segment:
- a CDS encoding SEC10/PgrA surface exclusion domain-containing protein, which yields MELENKSKNIKTTIALTSTLALLSASVGVAQQVKAEEASAQKNGMNTSSDETMAMPTTVEDARTAVATTEATLSAQNTNLSKVNAEIDATNKELLTLEAKKAEEAAALAAAQKTLETVSAVSEKEFTALVEKNKEELTTTKAQLQQNEAEKLAVASRVQKQTELVATTGAEAKKLAEQAAQADKKVSDLTKMVNQPEKITAQAHEAEKDLATTTSELAKAKANLTAVTEAAKKQLNQELATNQATLANKQAELTKLQHTATSTRINVVGNNKMVIPNGFPFAEIQKLMASGYIGSQSYLNAFNSMKDTLIARTSPGQAINTYVDIPSDLNRFVNIDQLTPEVQNELALFATSMINSVRQQLGLSQLIVSQGSQDFARYLTTSYKATHGNTRPFFNYGQAGVAGHRGIGPHDKTIIQASAQKVGLIPNDDNMYENLGFFDDVHTVNGIKRSIYNSVRYMLFTDYLHGNTLGHTVNFLRWDKTNPSAPVYLGVSTSSVGGLNTHYVVFPKTNIKNPSAFNQSLVSGPTITVSNASQINNLKTSIANLNTKISSLKQRIAHVSSEAQVVSAQNRVNSYKVQNDFAKTELAKLKGQLVQLKQSKTKLESDLASAKTLQRSVKAQLDQKLAFLTTAKAQLNTFNNQLHLSNVKVVGLVSKQKELQALLDFKNNPNRKEMAKVDVAKMQTELAATTAKLDISKNNLASLMSRKTRLLSAITSTEQQLRLLQNVVKEKTVLIPGPLGLTAHPEAVAEVVASKILEAKAASPVAALKTTEIKKEQVSESKTDKTANLVAQTTTELVKDALAVSPQILAGQGILAKVADNISKGTDSTNLGYGSGSTLAGDMALSNDESTKRAIRAGVVMLTAVGLTGFKLKKDIK from the coding sequence ATGGAATTAGAAAACAAATCAAAGAATATTAAGACAACCATTGCTTTAACGTCTACCTTGGCTTTGCTCAGTGCAAGTGTTGGGGTTGCTCAACAAGTTAAAGCAGAAGAAGCGAGTGCTCAAAAAAATGGCATGAATACGTCAAGTGATGAGACTATGGCGATGCCTACGACTGTTGAAGATGCCCGGACAGCTGTTGCAACTACTGAAGCAACTCTTTCTGCTCAAAATACAAATTTATCAAAAGTGAATGCAGAAATTGATGCTACCAACAAAGAACTACTTACTTTAGAAGCTAAAAAAGCAGAAGAAGCAGCTGCGCTAGCTGCCGCTCAAAAGACACTTGAAACAGTTTCTGCTGTTAGTGAAAAAGAATTCACAGCACTTGTTGAAAAAAATAAAGAAGAGTTAACAACTACAAAAGCACAATTACAACAAAATGAGGCTGAAAAGTTAGCTGTTGCAAGTCGTGTTCAAAAGCAAACAGAACTTGTTGCGACAACTGGTGCAGAAGCTAAAAAGTTAGCTGAACAAGCTGCACAAGCTGATAAAAAAGTAAGTGATTTAACCAAAATGGTTAATCAGCCTGAAAAAATTACAGCACAAGCCCATGAAGCAGAAAAAGATCTTGCAACAACTACAAGTGAATTAGCAAAAGCAAAAGCAAATCTGACAGCAGTGACTGAAGCAGCTAAGAAACAGTTGAATCAAGAGTTAGCAACCAATCAAGCAACTTTAGCCAACAAACAAGCAGAATTAACAAAACTTCAACATACTGCAACAAGCACTAGAATTAATGTTGTTGGGAATAATAAAATGGTTATTCCTAACGGCTTCCCATTTGCTGAAATTCAAAAACTAATGGCTAGTGGTTATATTGGTAGTCAGTCTTACTTAAATGCTTTCAATTCAATGAAAGACACACTTATCGCAAGAACAAGTCCTGGACAAGCAATTAACACCTATGTTGACATCCCTAGCGACTTAAACCGCTTTGTCAATATCGATCAATTAACACCTGAAGTTCAAAATGAATTGGCCTTATTTGCTACTTCAATGATTAATTCAGTCCGTCAGCAACTTGGGTTATCACAATTAATTGTTTCACAAGGCTCACAAGATTTTGCGCGTTACCTAACAACCTCTTATAAGGCGACACACGGTAACACACGCCCATTCTTTAATTATGGGCAAGCAGGCGTTGCAGGTCACCGTGGTATTGGCCCACACGATAAGACCATTATTCAAGCATCAGCCCAAAAAGTTGGTTTGATTCCAAATGATGATAATATGTATGAAAACCTAGGATTCTTTGATGATGTCCACACTGTTAATGGTATTAAACGCAGTATCTACAATTCTGTTCGTTACATGCTCTTTACAGACTATTTACACGGCAACACTTTAGGCCATACAGTTAACTTCTTGCGTTGGGATAAAACCAATCCATCAGCACCGGTTTATTTAGGTGTATCAACAAGTAGTGTTGGTGGTTTGAACACTCACTATGTTGTTTTCCCTAAAACTAATATCAAAAATCCTAGTGCATTCAATCAGAGTTTGGTTTCAGGTCCTACAATTACAGTTAGCAATGCAAGTCAAATCAACAATTTGAAAACAAGCATCGCTAATCTCAATACTAAAATATCATCTTTAAAACAACGTATTGCACATGTTTCATCAGAAGCACAAGTAGTTTCAGCTCAAAATAGAGTAAACAGTTATAAGGTGCAAAATGATTTTGCTAAAACAGAGTTGGCTAAATTAAAAGGGCAACTGGTTCAGTTGAAGCAATCAAAAACAAAATTAGAGTCAGATTTAGCATCTGCTAAAACACTGCAACGCAGTGTTAAGGCGCAATTGGATCAAAAACTCGCCTTTTTGACAACTGCTAAAGCTCAATTGAATACCTTCAACAATCAATTGCACTTATCAAATGTTAAAGTAGTTGGCTTAGTTTCTAAACAAAAAGAATTACAAGCTTTACTTGACTTTAAAAATAACCCAAATCGTAAAGAAATGGCAAAAGTTGATGTAGCAAAAATGCAGACAGAATTAGCTGCGACTACTGCGAAACTTGATATTTCTAAGAACAATTTGGCGAGCTTGATGAGTCGTAAAACACGACTTCTTTCAGCAATTACATCGACCGAGCAACAATTACGTTTGCTTCAAAATGTTGTTAAAGAAAAAACAGTCCTTATTCCAGGGCCATTAGGCTTGACAGCTCATCCAGAAGCTGTGGCAGAAGTTGTAGCAAGCAAAATATTAGAGGCTAAAGCAGCTTCACCAGTAGCAGCTCTCAAAACTACAGAAATTAAAAAAGAACAAGTTTCTGAAAGCAAGACTGATAAAACAGCTAATCTTGTTGCACAAACAACAACTGAACTTGTGAAAGATGCCTTAGCTGTATCTCCTCAAATTTTAGCTGGTCAAGGAATCCTTGCTAAAGTTGCTGATAATATTAGTAAAGGAACAGATTCAACAAACTTAGGTTATGGCAGTGGCTCGACTCTAGCAGGTGACATGGCATTGTCAAATGACGAAAGCACAAAACGTGCTATTCGCGCAGGAGTTGTCATGTTAACAGCGGTTGGATTGACAGGATTTAAGCTAAAAAAAGATATTAAATAA
- the purR gene encoding pur operon repressor — translation MKLRRSERMVVISNYLINNPYKLTSLNTFATKYEAAKSSISEDIAIIKKAFEEANIGEIETLTGASGGVIYTPSISEDEARMIVEDLCQRLSENNRILPGGYIYLSDLLSTPKTLQNIGRIIANAFKDQKIDAVMTVATKGVPLANAVANILNVPFVIVRRDLKITEGSTVSVNYASASSDRIEKMFLSKRSLKPNSRVLIVDDFLKGGGTITGMISLLTEFDSTLVGVAVFAENAKEEREQMTYKSLLKVSEIDVKNNKVVVEVGNIFD, via the coding sequence ATGAAATTAAGACGTAGTGAACGTATGGTTGTTATCTCAAATTACCTTATTAACAACCCTTATAAATTAACAAGTTTGAACACATTTGCAACCAAATATGAAGCAGCAAAATCATCAATTTCAGAAGACATTGCTATTATCAAAAAAGCATTTGAAGAAGCAAATATTGGTGAAATAGAAACCCTAACAGGAGCAAGTGGTGGCGTTATCTATACACCAAGTATCTCTGAGGATGAAGCTCGCATGATTGTCGAAGATTTGTGCCAGCGCCTTTCTGAAAATAATCGGATACTACCAGGAGGTTATATCTATCTTTCAGATCTATTAAGCACACCTAAAACCCTTCAAAATATTGGTCGTATTATTGCTAACGCTTTTAAAGATCAAAAAATTGATGCCGTTATGACGGTTGCGACTAAAGGTGTACCTCTAGCTAACGCTGTTGCTAATATCTTGAATGTACCTTTTGTTATCGTTAGACGAGACTTAAAAATTACAGAAGGATCAACCGTTTCCGTCAATTATGCCAGCGCATCAAGTGATCGTATTGAAAAAATGTTCTTGTCAAAACGCAGTCTAAAACCCAATAGCCGTGTGCTTATTGTTGATGACTTCTTAAAGGGTGGCGGAACAATCACAGGGATGATTAGCTTATTGACAGAATTTGATAGTACTTTAGTTGGTGTGGCTGTCTTTGCTGAGAATGCTAAAGAAGAACGTGAACAGATGACTTACAAGTCCTTACTAAAAGTTTCAGAAATTGATGTCAAAAATAATAAAGTTGTCGTTGAAGTAGGAAACATTTTTGACTGA
- a CDS encoding 3'-5' exoribonuclease YhaM family protein, with protein MKINQMKKDQLFEGYYLIKTAEVRKTRAGKDFITFTFQDDTGEISGNLWDAQAYNVEEFVAGKVVHMKGRREVYNGTPQVNQITLRNTREGEPNDPKDFKEKAPVSAADVRDYLEQMLFKIENATWQRIVRALYRKYDKEFYTFPAAKTNHHAFESGLAFHTATMVRLADSIGDIYPELNKSLLFAGVMLHDLAKVIELTGPDNTEYTVRGNLIGHIALINEEITKVINDLNIDDTKEEVIVLRHLILSHHGQLEYGSPIRPRIMEAEILHMIDNIDANMMMMLTALNRVGEGEMTNRIFAMDNRSFYKPKY; from the coding sequence ATGAAAATTAACCAAATGAAAAAAGACCAACTGTTTGAAGGTTACTATTTAATTAAGACAGCTGAGGTCAGAAAAACGAGAGCAGGAAAAGATTTCATTACCTTCACCTTCCAAGATGATACGGGAGAGATTTCGGGGAATTTATGGGACGCACAAGCCTACAATGTTGAAGAATTTGTTGCAGGTAAGGTTGTTCACATGAAAGGAAGACGTGAGGTTTATAATGGAACACCACAAGTTAACCAAATCACACTTCGTAATACCCGAGAGGGAGAGCCAAATGATCCCAAAGACTTTAAAGAAAAAGCGCCAGTAAGTGCGGCAGACGTTCGTGATTATTTGGAACAGATGCTTTTTAAGATTGAGAATGCCACTTGGCAACGCATTGTCCGTGCCCTTTACCGCAAGTACGATAAAGAGTTTTACACCTTTCCTGCCGCAAAAACAAACCATCATGCTTTTGAGTCGGGACTTGCTTTTCATACAGCGACAATGGTCAGACTAGCAGATAGTATTGGCGATATTTATCCTGAATTGAACAAGAGTCTTCTATTTGCGGGAGTTATGCTACACGATCTAGCAAAGGTAATTGAATTGACTGGTCCAGATAATACAGAATATACTGTAAGAGGAAATTTAATTGGTCATATTGCTTTGATTAATGAGGAAATTACCAAAGTTATTAATGACCTAAATATTGATGATACCAAAGAAGAAGTTATTGTCCTACGCCATCTGATTTTAAGTCATCACGGGCAATTGGAATATGGTAGTCCAATTCGCCCAAGAATAATGGAAGCAGAGATACTTCATATGATTGACAATATTGATGCTAATATGATGATGATGTTAACAGCTTTGAACAGAGTTGGTGAAGGAGAGATGACAAATCGTATTTTTGCTATGGATAACCGTTCTTTCTACAAACCCAAATATTAA